The segment GCAGCCCGCGCGTCCAGCGCAGCCCCTCCTCCGCGGCCGCGTCCCCGGGGGTCAGCGACGCGGCGATCGAGCGCTCGAGGGCCTCGGGAAGTCCCGCGCCCGGTTCCGTCGTCGCCGTCGTCGCCGTCGTGGCCGTCGCGGCGAGGAGTTCGCGCCAGCGGTCGCCGCCGCCCGCGAGGAGCGGGGCCACGGCGTCCTGCTTGGAGCGGAAGTACCGGTAGAAGGTGCGCAGGGCGACCCCGGCCCGCAGGGCGATGTCCTCGGCCGTGGTGCCGTCGGGGCCGTGCTCCGTGAAGAGCTCGGCGGCGGCGCGCGCGATGTCCAGCTGGGTGGCGGCCTTGCGGCGCTCCGTCAGCGTCCGGGTGGGGGGCGTGGCGCCCTCGGGCTTGGTGCTCACCGTACGAAGCGTACGCCCGGGGCCTGTCAGACGTGCACGATGTGCACGGAGTGCAACTATGGCAAAACGTGCCACTTGGGCGTACGGTGGCAGCCTCCCCCGGAAGATCCCGGTCGGAAGACCGACATCGAGAGGTTGCCGCCATGAACCAGCTGACCCGTTACGAAGGACGCCGCGCCCTCATCACCGGCGGCGGCTCCGGCATCGGCCAGGCCACCGTCCTGCGCGTGCTCGCCGAGGGCGGCCGGGTCGTCGCCGCCGACATCAGCGAGGACGGCCTCAAGGACACCGTCGCCAAGGCCGGCGACGCCGCCGACCGCCTCACCACGGTCGTCCTG is part of the Streptomyces sp. NBC_00250 genome and harbors:
- a CDS encoding TetR/AcrR family transcriptional regulator, yielding MSTKPEGATPPTRTLTERRKAATQLDIARAAAELFTEHGPDGTTAEDIALRAGVALRTFYRYFRSKQDAVAPLLAGGGDRWRELLAATATTATTATTEPGAGLPEALERSIAASLTPGDAAAEEGLRWTRGLLRAAAEDPALRAVWYRVNQESEERLREVVAGLAGPGADPLEVRLAAAAATDAIRIALESWAETDAPVRGEGAPAELAVRCLRELMGGMRLLNPGSAGGE